From Plutella xylostella chromosome 23, ilPluXylo3.1, whole genome shotgun sequence:
aaattttgcatgTTTGACACTCTTTTAGGCATAAACTGCTGTTCTTCTACTGTGTCCATTTCTCGTTGGACTATCGGTAAGCTTGTTACCTATCCACTATCGAATTGGACTTTATCGGAAATGTCTATTGGATACGGGCTTGAATTGTGTTTGTTAATGAGTTATTTTGAGCGTGAATTGGTTGTGTTTAACGCTAACAACTGACGTACATACACATGAATTCGAGTGTACTATTAGGCAGGTAACACATAATGTAGCTAGGCAGAGTGGTTGGTGAATTTACTGACAATATTGGAACTGACAACTTATTTGAGAGATAAAGATGGatattttcagaaaaaaaatctaaccTTTTTAACGCGAGTCTTCCGTAAGCATAAATTTAGTGTGTTGGGTTCCTATTTACTTGTATAggatttcatttaaattaacCCAATGGGATATTACGGCCAGGGACactttgtttataaaatatacctatgacATAAACATCTCcttagcgtcaattcacacgtacacacacaaccacaccacgtcgcagcgacaaaatgtggtcaagctgtggttacgtgtgaattgtgtgacagcggctttttgcagttgcgttgtggcagcgacaaaatgtcgatgtggttgcgttgtcgctgtcattcatcgtcatcatcatcacgacccattacgtccccactgctggggcacgggtctccttccaatgaaggaagggtttaggcctagtccaccacgctggccaagtgcgggttggtggaccccaacacaagcaagattgtgctgagagagttgtcgggtaagtgggcaacccgactgtcagatgttttcaagccgcccgaaggcctctgactaggcttaacgactgctgccgaagcagcaaccgggacccacggcttaacgtgccgtccgaagcacggaagcgtccagaaaagcaccacttgaaattggtcacccatccaatggctgaccgtgtcagttgttgcttaacctcagcgatcagttacaatcactgaggcccgctcgactacggtcgctgtcattgcgatgtggtaaccacgtcgtcgtgtgcagtttatacggaaaacaggttgccgcggtgccgccgccgcgtggcggcgttgccgttgcgatgtggttgcgttgtggttgcgatgtggttgcgttgtggttgcgatgtggtcgtattacacaggtggtcgataacaacggcaaaatgtggcacgtgtgaattggattattcattgtcaatacaaaatatacgcccgaccacaccgcgtggttgtggtgtggttgtggctgtggtgtggttgtggtacatctgaattgaccctaatTTCAGTGAAGTTGCACTTTCCACTACACACCATGCATTTTGTGCTATAAATTTGTACTTAATTTAACTAGCAGTGTGGCTATGCGGGCTACATGtacacaacaaagttaaaatcTGGCTAGAAACCGCGAGATGGTCGGAATTTTCAGCTCCCATGCAAGGAGGAACCAATAGTATGTAGTATGTTGTAACTCGCTTAGAAGGACCCGTGGTATTTGCTTACTTTCAGTAAGTGGATGCCTAGTTAGACCGCGGTCTAACATGTTAACTGCAtctacagggtgatgcaaaaagggtatactaagccgaaagggggtgactcagagggtcactctgaacaaattttgttctacaagttttagaaaatcgcgaaaaaaaatataatataccctttttgcaacacccagtATACACGGGTGAGAGGCACGAAAACtgaactaaaattatattgtcaCTCATATTTTCAGGAGACACAAAGACTATAGTCACCGTCTTTCAGAAAAACGTGAGCACAATCCTAAATTAAGAAACTACTGAAATAAAGCGACAAAGACGTTGAAATGACAAATGTTCCACGACAGGGATTAACACCTGAACATGACTAATGACTCTGCATGTCGGCTCTACAGCTCTACACCTCTACATACGTATGTTGAATGTCAGAACTACGCCCGAAATtaattgtgtttatttagaCTAATTTCGTGTTGGGATTTTCGTTTCTTAAGCAGCAGTCAGTAAAAATAGGCAGAATGACACTGAAGAATAAACGATTGCACCAAGTAAACCGCCTATACCAACTTCCGCGTTTGCTGCGTCTTGTACAAGATTATGATAGAgaatcaataaagaaaaacaaaaagaattTCGCGATTATTATTTTGGCAGATCGATGATGTTTGAACTCTACGATCGCACGCTGTGTCGATAGAACTAGCCGAATCGGTAATGGAAAAGTTGGTATTTCTCGTACTTAATTAGAGTTCCTGAGAAAAATTGTgaacaaaatacaaaacattCTACATTGGTCGTAGTATGTCTGATTGTGCCAAATTTATGTGAGATAATAATGACGGTATCTGCCCTATTTTTTCATCCATGCAgcgagataaaaaaaaatggcaaCAGTAAATGTTTTGGTAAAAGTTAGAAATATTTGTCGGTAGGTTTTACTGTATATAGGTAAAGCTCTATGTACATAGAGTTTTACTTTGGTAACAGTACGTATGTAGTAGTTCATTTACAAGATAGAATTTCGATCCAGGAGGCgctattattatcatcatcctATCTAGAAAAAGCTCTATCTACGGAACATCGAAAAGGTAGCCACGGCAAGTACTTGACCATTGTTTTTATGCCCGATCCCCTCCACCGGATTCTGTCATTGaagtgtaaaataaaacagcagTTAGCGAGTTAGTGCGTTCCAAAACTTTCTAGAATGTGACAAAGTTCGTTGTGAACGTTTGAAAACAACTTTCCGGCTAGACGTTCCGCTTGCGAATTCACGTTTTCCTCTGAGTTTTGTACTAATAACGTAAGGACTTCGGAAAATGATAAAAAGGAATTTAATCATACGTTCCTGAGTATAGGAACTCTATATTTCTTAAGTTGGTTtatgttttgctcattaacgCTTTTATGTAAAAGGTGTGGGATAGTCGATATACATAGTGGATTTAAAATGAATCCCTTTTTAAAAttcataagtatttttttaataaattagatTCCTTATTTTCGCAGCATATTCAATATTATGTTGTGTAAACTGCTGGTGttccatatttaataaatattacctaaaagcaaacataagtattttttcaaaacaagAACAATATTGTCCAATGAATAACAAAGTAGTGCAGAGTTTTATCAAAGTAAGCTTTCAAGAAAAAAGTCTGTATAATCCTAACTTGAAAAAAGTTCGGCGgtttacttattaaaaatgCATATTGTTTTAAGCCAAGACACTGAGTAGGGCATGAGATAGCATGCTTTAGTATGGAAGTTCTTAACTTGGCGCcatttaatattatagaaGTAAAGTGGACGCCCCACTTTTGGAGTTTGAGCGAACGGGCggcgaaaaaaaaaccttcaaCACGcaaatacaatttaatatgCATACCGCTTGTGTTTGATAAAGTTTTTTCTGGCCTCAGTTGCCAACTAACATTAATACTTACAGCTTTCATTCTAACATatgtgtcgcaggcatctggttgaatctcctttctgattgaaccactagcccgttcattggatggcgctactcaattgtttgactaggccgaacgttgatgtacaagcgtcacaaaacgtccaactagttagctgacttaaaatcagtcaggtggtgaataaaacaaaaaggaatAATTTAGAAATAACGATTATTGTATAGAAAATGAGTGATTCCTAATACTATTGcgttcattatcatcatcatcatcatcaacagccCGTCGTAATGTggataattatatattatatattatgctgCACATAAGCTTTTCCCATGGAttgccacaacactctgtcctcagcTCTCCTCAAACAGCCACTACCGGCCGTCTAGTGCGACAGCGCGAGCGGGCCGGAGGCTGTCCCACGCTTGCATCATCATTATGTAACATTATACAGTCTGTTACattttcagaaagtttttttACGGTACGTGTTCAACGATGCAGTTCAAAGTTGCGCTTGTTCAAGTTTATCTTTATCTGAAAATTATGTTTACTTAAGTACAGTATTTAGAATCTAAGTAGGAATGTAGatctttttattacaaattatcTGACAAGtcataacattatttattttggccAAGAACAATACGATGTATACTTTACTATAAGTTAACACAACGCATCTCACGATCAGTCTGAgaattgttttctttttggtGCAATCGATCATCGAACGTATCTATAATAAAGGTTTACAACTGCTTCACGGGTGGTCTGAACTGGCCATGCCCATCACATACTACAAATTGCCGTGTAGACTGTGTGTACACAGCTTTATTACGTAAACTAGCCAATTATAAAAGCCTTCCCAGAGTAGTTAACGTTTCAACTTGATGCCGTCGGTATGCATGTATGCTGAACTTGAAATTATGTTGATTGGATCTCGTTTTATACGGACCGTTTGAAGTACTTTCTTCTTGTATGTAATTTGTTACGGCTTGTTATATCAGTTCTCAGAGGCTCTTCAATGAAGGTTAAATCAAAAAAGTTCCGTCAAGGGTTGACCCTATACTTTCTTGAGCGTTCTTAAGATAAACAAACGAGTAAGTACATGAAGCGCTCAATGGAAAAGTCTTATAACATCCTTTCAAggataaaacattaaaaagctAAGTCAACTTCAAGATGTGTGGTCCATAAAACTATTTTGCAAAGCTTTTATCACACTTTTCGCTTTAAGTAAGAAGTTCAGAGTTTCTCAGAAATAACAGGTGTGCCTGATGCTATGACACTGGCCCTAAAAagtgattataaaaaaaaaacggtcAAGTACGAGTTAGCGTTAGTGAAGAGAAGGTTCCATTGGCCACCAAGTACCTATACTAGTGATTTAACACATTGTGACTTCTATGTTTAGGGCCACGTGAAAGATAAGGTCTACGACAATAGAACAGCGTCGATTCAAATATGGAATTCGTTAGGTTATCAAGGACAGAGGGCAACCACTTTCCgatttactatggaaaatttcatgaaaaagCTATGGTTTGTAATTATGATCACGTTGGTCATTTGCCTTATCTTTTTTGCCACGAATAACGGCATACCTATCTACTTATAACAAACTAAACAGCCGAtcctttttattaaaaaaatctgttttctttgaatatcAAAATGGCGCCTCTTATTGGAAAACCagcaaattaaataatttcaggTCTGTCCTTCAGATACCACAACTTATGAAATAGTTCTacgaaatatacctacaattataaagaattattaatataggtaagtataaatcAAATTCTTAACTAGGTGACGAAACCAcctgacaaaaaaatatagatatcattatgaatatttctCAATAGCTAAGTATGTTATcttgttaaaatataaacgAGACAGATGACAAGTTTTCCGcctataaaacatttttatttccaGCAACGGCGTTGCCAACTCAGCGCGTTCCTCCAGAACAACTGAAGAATTCACACTTAATTAACTCCCGGATGGTGTATTCAAAAGCTTATTACGATCATAAATTTAAagacattaattaaataagtacttttagAAGTCAAACAATGGAATCTCAAGAAGTAGGAATTAATTCCGCTTGTCGCGACTTTGTCACAAAAACCAAGATGGAAACGTTAAGAAATTGACAATCTTTGTTTATTACAAACAGCGTATGTCCATGCGAGAGTAATTGGACGCTTTATGCACCCTTGATAATGTGAGATGGAGTTCCTCGGTCGGCGACGGCGGGCGtcggggcggcgcggcggcggcgcggggcggcggcacGGGGGCGGAGTCTCGGCGGCTAGTTCAGTCGGTGAGCAGCCGGCGAGCGCGCGCCACGCCACCGCACGACATGACCCGCGACCCGCGATGTCACTTACTCCGCGAAAACATTCGTGACGAGACCTTCTCTGACGTACCCTCCCTGTAAACCCCAATATCCATGCATCGCTGCAGTCACGCATCGTGCTCGTGCATCACCGTAAAATgccaaaaaaacataacaattTGAAAAGACTCGAACTTCGAACTTTCAATCAAGTTATAGTGTACGTGTTGTTTTACTACCATGCCATCGGCAGCTTCGCGGTGGAGATGCCGCACGAGTGCGCGTACCGGAGCCCCGAGACGGAAGCGTCGGAGGACGCGGTGCTTTTCTGCAAAATCCGGACGATTAATAGTTTAGACCACCTGTTACAGAACATCAGTCGGACACATTACGACGAGGTGGTGTCCTTGCATGTGCAATGTAGTGAGATCCTGTTCTTTGAGAGTACATTGGCGGCTGAAAAGGTGCCACCGAAACAAGTGGCACTTCCAAAGATGCGAGATCTCTTCGTTGACAAGTGCAAGCTGCGGCAGATCCCGGCGCGAGCATTCGAGAACTTCAAGGATCTGAAGCGACTCCACGTGACGACTCACAACAGCGAGTGGTCGGCGATGACTATGGAACTGCACGACCAAGCCTTCTCCGGCTTAAATGAACTCATTGAGCTCAACCTAAGTGATAACAATATATGGAGCACTAAAACGGAAACTTTTTGCTCTTTGTATAGTTTGAAAACGTTGAATCTTACAAGAAATCACTTGCAAAATATTAAGACTATAGGCTTTTCTGATTCGATAATCGAGCAGAACCTAAGTGTTAAAAGTTGTAATTTAGTTTTAGAAGTGTTAGATATGTCTTTTAATGATTTGATAGTAATTTCTGATAACAGCTTATCAAAGTTACGTTCCCTGTCTAAGTTGTTGTTACAAAATAATGCTATATCTACAATAGAAGATCGTGCATTTGGCGGGGTAGTTAATTTGCAGGTACTTAATTTGTCAAGTAACTTCCTAACCAGCCTTCCCCCTGACCTCTTTGCCGATACCAAGTTATTAAAAGACATAAATTTAAGCAATAATACGATCAATGTTATGCCTCCAGGGTTATTTGAGGGTTTGGAGCATCTGCAGATATTGGACCTCTCTCGTAACCACCTTACCAGTCAGTGGattaataaaaacacttttgtAGGGTTATTGCGAATGGTGATACTGAATCTTTCTCGAAACCGGTTAGTTAAAATTGATCGGTATATGTTCCAAGACTTATATAGCTTACAAAAGTTAAACCTGGAGCATAACGAAATATCAACTATTGATGAGCACTCTTTTGAAGAACTACGAAATTTGCATTCTTTGACACTTTCTAATAATAAACTTCAACACATTCATTCACATCTATTTTCCGACTTACATGTATTACATGAACtttttatagataataataagattaaaCATATTGAAGATAATGCTTTCGATAACATGACCACTATTGAGGATTTGACtttaaatgataatttattgAATTCCATACCTTCTTCTATGCGTAAATTACGATCCCTCCGGTCGCTAGACATCGGTACAAACAACATTACGCACCTCTATCGGGAAAACTTCCGCGGTTTATCCGAACTTTTCGGCTTGCGGCTAGTAGATAACAAAGTTACGTTTTTGAATGAAGATACTTTCGAACATCTGCCTCAATTACAGGTTCTTAATTTGGcctctaataaaataaatcacgTATCTCCTGGTTGTTTCAGGAAAAATATTAATCTGAAACTATTGCGAATGGACGGCAACGAAATAAACAAGTTTGATGGAATATTTAATACTCTAGACACTTTGGTTTGGCTCAACATGTCTgagaataaaataactttctttGACTTCAAAAGTTTTCCGAGTAGCCTGGAGTGGCTAGATTTACATAAAAACAGTATTGAAAATTTTGTCAATGATGACATGTATTCCCACTTGAATATAAAGTTAttagatttaagttttaataacATAAGTCAACTAACAGTCACATCAATACCAAAATCAGTTGAAAAGTTATATTTGAACgataattacataaattatattcaagTTGGAGCGTTTTCGAAACTACAAAGACTATCAACGGTGACGCTCAATAATAATAGACTTGTTCAACTTGACATGAATGCTTTGAGATTAGACCAAATAGATGAAGATAGTGACTTACCAGAGTTTTTTGTTAGTGGAAATCCGTTTGTGTGTGACTGTTCTATGGAATGGATTCAACGTATTAATTACTTGAGTCACAACCGGCAGTATCCACGTGTTCTTGACTTAGACAAAACGTTTTGTTCTCTCGTCCATTCGCGTGCCagagaaaagaaaataataattgatatGTCACCTTCGGACTTTCTCTGTCCTTACGAAAGCCATTGTTTTGCCCTATGCCATTGTTGTGACTTTGTTGCTTGTGACTGTGAAATGATTTGTCCTAATAATTGTAGATGTTATCACGACATAACTTGGAATGCGAACGTAGTCGATTGTTCCAATGCCGGCTATACAGAAGTACCAGAAAGAATACCAATGGACGCAACAGAGATATATTTAGATGGTAACCACATAAGTAATTTGGGAAATCACGTTTTTATAGGCAAGAAAAAACTACAAGTTTTATATTTGAATAATACTCAATTAGGCGAAGTTAACAATCAAACATTTAAAGGCATTGAGTCACTTAGGGTACTGCATTtagaaaataacaaattgGTCGAATTGAAAGGAGACGAATTTATACACCTTAATAACTTAAAAGAGCTATATTTAGATCATAACGCTATAGCTCTTGTAGcaaataatacattttcttCATTAAAATCTCTATCCGTTCTCAGAATTGATGAAAATAAACTTGTCAACTTTTTTCCTTGGAAATTATTAGCTTCCTCCTCGAAAAACTTAGCGCACGTGTCCATTGAAGGAAATCAATATTCTTGTGACTGCAAAAGCATAGCAGAACTAGACAACTGGCTTCGTAGAGATCCCGGTGATCCAGAAAAAATGCTTTGCACAGACACTGAGGGTAATCCCACAACAATTACTATAGCCTCAGTACTCAGTCACTGCAAGGAATATATGGGCTCAGTGGGTGATCCAATGGTTTCTAGAAACGAAATCCATTCAAACTCCATATTTTTACCTGATAATTACTTTGCTATAATATGtggtattataataattgttgtTGTGATTTGTCTAATAGGTGCTATCTTTTATGCATTCAGATATGAAGTAAGTGACTGGTTGTACACTAAATACGGAGTCCCCTTATTCAAGGAACAGTCTTGCCCTAATGTAGACCAAGTACTGGAAGGGAATCTTAATCACATGTACGATTATTACGTGATATGCAATACCAAAGATACAAACTTTgtaaatcataatataatgtCGGAACTTGAGTTCAGGAAAATGGCgtcaaaaaaacaaatcgtCAGCGAGTCTTCCTTGAATATATTGACACTAGATAGTTTTTCAAAATCTTCAAGATTGTCAAAACGCCTGGTAATAGTTATCACAACAAACTTTTTATGTAATGATTTATGTGAAATCCActtcaaaaatatattctataGTTACTTAAAATCATTAAACCGTAGTGATCtgaataaagttatatttgtaAAGCTAGTAGACAACAACCAAATAAACGACGATCTCGGGTTTCTTTTGGATAAGTTCAAAAACATCTCTTGGGACGACCCAAGATTTTGGGACAAATTTGTCGCATTGCTCAACTCGACCGATACAATAATCACATTAAGGAGCACCGAGAAAAGCGTGTTCAAGAAGTCGTTGCGTCAAACCCCGACTTTGAGATACACAACAATGCCGGTCACCGGAGACAGCTGTTCCAAGCAGAATTTCACGAATTCTTTGCAGTACTGCAAAGGGCGAGATGGAGACGACTCTCCTTGCGAGAGTTCGCCGTCGTCAGACAACAACACGTACGGAGACGGGAACAATTCGAACAATAGCTACATGTCGATCGACAACAGAACATGTCCCCGGTTTAATTACGACCTGAGGCTGAACCCCGGCAATGGTCACGTATACTCGAGGGTGGAAGACATTTCGCCGACTAATGTTCCCCGCTCGGCCGCGACCGGCGTGGAAGGGCGCACGTACTTTGTCTGAGCCATGCCATCTTATTAGTATTCCACTCTCTGTTCCTTTATAATAACGAACTTGTTTCTTAAAAGGTTACCTCTCAGACGTTTATTGctccaaaattataatgactTGTGAAAATCTCTCTAATGTTAATGTTGACAGTTGAAACGttactaaataattaagtGCATATTTTGTCAATTGTTTAATGGATGTAACACCGTTGTAGATAAGTGTAAGGTCTATATCAAACTAAGATGTTTGTACAAagattgtaaaaatatttatacactGAAACTTTCAGATTAAGCTTTTAaccttattttgtttatacatataataactatgtacttataatattgtGGATACTTATATTCATCACTGTAATGCAACACCAAATAGTTAAGGCCCTTAATGAATCCAGATTTAAATAGAAATTAAttttacctaatatttttcACTAAGTAATTACGTAAGTTCATACGTacatttttaatgaaatgaaacatttattgtatgtaagcataatatataataatgataatagcAAGAcgcaaaaaaacaatattaaatgaaataatttcataTACGTATATTGATTATTATGCTTTTGaatagatataattatgtaatcaCAATCCATTTTATTGTAGTATTAAATTTgtgtataggtattattaatgtGGGTTGATACAGTCCGAATATCCGGAACAATTTACTAAAAtcacttagtttttttttcgtagaGCAGATATATATGGCTTAATTTCACTTCAATCATAATTcatatttaaacataattacttaaataaaactaagtagTAAAGTAACTTAGAAAAAAACGTTGTTCGAGTACAAAATTTCACCAAAGTGGTATttcaaggttttttttttatatggcCGCTCCTTTTTTTAATGTTCCTACTTGTTTTGGCGTACTTAGTTCTAAAGTATagacatttttaataaatttagaacTGCAGAGAGTTTATGTTTGGCTATgtatgaatattataatacaaatacaaagaacccataaattaagtaggtacgcATCTCTAATCCATAATTAcccttaattaattttgaaactCGCTTGatacctattattaattattaggtacatttaatatttataaatttaagcTAAATCGTGATATTAGacttaactattataaactcgataataaatgtatttttcgCTATGTAATTACTAGATGTAatgaaaattattgttttgtataaattgTACAAAGATATTATCTTTAAActcattattaaattatactgACGTTTTGATACTTATGCTGTCTTTCATTAATAATTTACGAGTATTTATACAGgaataaattttatcttttcggtatgtacctatgtgctCTGAAAGCGCAAAATGTTTGTGTTccgttataaataaaatactatcCTTTTCCTACATAGTTAACTCGATTCCCTGTGTTTCTACTTCAAggaacttaattaaaatggtAAAAAAGCATTATCGTGGATTGCTCAACGAAAAGTATAAAGTATTAAGAGGATGCCAATTAATATGCCACAAAGAACATAGAAAATAATTCTATTGAGTAACTTATCATGAATCTTCCTTCTTCTTCTGTTAACTTGTATTATAGAGACCGACAACGCTATCTTAGCTATAGAAACCAAAGACAACAGCCAAAAATATAGGATAGCAagtattcttttttatttctggAAATTAGGTACGTTTTACTCCTATCATTAATTTAGGGCTACCGTCTTTTTATCTCAaagtgcctctccactactggCGGTGGGGTCAGTCTAGTATAAGAACACTTCTCTGTTCTTTGCCAAGCGCACAGGGCCATACTGCTATGTTGGACTATACCCATTTTCGTGGGGTTATAATATTGGTACGCTAGGATGGCTTATACAGATTTGcttgattaaataattaaggtAATATACCTCATTATCGCTGAGAATACATAATATGAGCGTTTAGATAATCCATTAATCATTCTAACCTGTCATTATAATCTTCGTCTACTGGGCATAGATCTAAGGAGCACCATAACATATcttcagccttcctcatccagtctTATCTGTATGCTGAATTGGCAGTAGGCCAGCCATAGCTGGAGGACCGGTGACCATTAttgggtagacgagttctcgagtggataTAAACATGGCGTGGGACGCTCTCCAGCCTGCTGGACCAAGGAAAGTTATTAAGTTTGGTAGTAATAACATATGATCACTCAATACCTGTAGTACCTGAATCGTGATCGGAGTTAGTTTAGTCTCTATTGTGCTATTGCAAATGGTAAAGAAATAATTTGAGACCACATCTATGAAGCTTCTTTTGACTATGAACTAGACTactagtaggtatacatacagtAATACatgatatacatatattttcttattagAATAGCAACAATTACACTTCATCAGAAACCTTAAATATAAGTCTCTAGAGTCCACAAACTTAATCATAAACAGAATAGTACATTGAAGTAAGTACTCTCATATTGtctttatcattatttaggtactatcGGGGAAATCTATGCCTTTCCTGTTTTAAAAAGGACCTCCAAAGGACTCTAAGCTTTAAGGtaatatattaaattccaCGATGGTACCTGCATTAGGTAACTATTATAAACAGTATAATACAAACAGCACAAACTAAACATACGAATTTATCACTGGCCCATACAAACAGAAGCCCACTAAATTGTTATTACAAGTCTGTGTACAAACAATAGCACTTGTATCCTTCACTTAATTGGCTAATTGTAATGTCAATAAAGATTGCACGATAAAGGAGACCAATCCAAGCGatctataatttatatttcattgaaATTCTCTAGCCGTCTACTCGgcataaataaatgttcaGATTGCTATCGTGAAAGAAGAAGGGAACATGACTATTCATATAAGATTGCAATTAAAACTGATAGCGATATGTAAAAGATAATTCTAAGAAGATGCTAACAAGGTGTTCTTTTATGTAATCTTGTAGGTAAAGAGGAATTTACTGATAAGATTTAGAAACCTTAATACGAAAATTATTAGCTTAATTTTTACtttcaattattaattttcataattataaagagcAGGCGTTTTATAATggctaaaatataattacggAGACTGTTATCTTGAGTTTTAGGCAGGGAGCTCTATATTCTCTACACTAATAGCTGTCTTCTGTAcaatctagttttttttctgtcgctTATAAAAATCTTTCTAGGTACGAAATAGGTTAAGATAACACAAAAAACGCATTTATATGgatgttttgatttttttgacGATTTAGTTAATATAGGCCGTAGTAACAcccttaagggcccgtacagggtgacgtgccgcgccaattttgggttttcaatgctcttcacacagcacacgcagtgacacgcacacatgtaagtttgcacagtgggtcaataaacttttactcgccaactttattgacaataaattatgttcaagtacattttgggtgattttagggtaagtaagtataattcttacttacactggtaggcaccaggaaagagtagaaattaataggggtgccactttactctatactcggaacccgattagctttctcaaacaaatgtggtatttacttgtagaaaggtaactacaagtattaaagtgtagataataagtttcgggcatcctccagccaactgaaccccgacgacaaagcaaagtaaataca
This genomic window contains:
- the LOC105388342 gene encoding toll-like receptor 6, whose protein sequence is MPKKHNNLKRLELRTFNQVIVYVLFYYHAIGSFAVEMPHECAYRSPETEASEDAVLFCKIRTINSLDHLLQNISRTHYDEVVSLHVQCSEILFFESTLAAEKVPPKQVALPKMRDLFVDKCKLRQIPARAFENFKDLKRLHVTTHNSEWSAMTMELHDQAFSGLNELIELNLSDNNIWSTKTETFCSLYSLKTLNLTRNHLQNIKTIGFSDSIIEQNLSVKSCNLVLEVLDMSFNDLIVISDNSLSKLRSLSKLLLQNNAISTIEDRAFGGVVNLQVLNLSSNFLTSLPPDLFADTKLLKDINLSNNTINVMPPGLFEGLEHLQILDLSRNHLTSQWINKNTFVGLLRMVILNLSRNRLVKIDRYMFQDLYSLQKLNLEHNEISTIDEHSFEELRNLHSLTLSNNKLQHIHSHLFSDLHVLHELFIDNNKIKHIEDNAFDNMTTIEDLTLNDNLLNSIPSSMRKLRSLRSLDIGTNNITHLYRENFRGLSELFGLRLVDNKVTFLNEDTFEHLPQLQVLNLASNKINHVSPGCFRKNINLKLLRMDGNEINKFDGIFNTLDTLVWLNMSENKITFFDFKSFPSSLEWLDLHKNSIENFVNDDMYSHLNIKLLDLSFNNISQLTVTSIPKSVEKLYLNDNYINYIQVGAFSKLQRLSTVTLNNNRLVQLDMNALRLDQIDEDSDLPEFFVSGNPFVCDCSMEWIQRINYLSHNRQYPRVLDLDKTFCSLVHSRAREKKIIIDMSPSDFLCPYESHCFALCHCCDFVACDCEMICPNNCRCYHDITWNANVVDCSNAGYTEVPERIPMDATEIYLDGNHISNLGNHVFIGKKKLQVLYLNNTQLGEVNNQTFKGIESLRVLHLENNKLVELKGDEFIHLNNLKELYLDHNAIALVANNTFSSLKSLSVLRIDENKLVNFFPWKLLASSSKNLAHVSIEGNQYSCDCKSIAELDNWLRRDPGDPEKMLCTDTEGNPTTITIASVLSHCKEYMGSVGDPMVSRNEIHSNSIFLPDNYFAIICGIIIIVVVICLIGAIFYAFRYEVSDWLYTKYGVPLFKEQSCPNVDQVLEGNLNHMYDYYVICNTKDTNFVNHNIMSELEFRKMASKKQIVSESSLNILTLDSFSKSSRLSKRLVIVITTNFLCNDLCEIHFKNIFYSYLKSLNRSDLNKVIFVKLVDNNQINDDLGFLLDKFKNISWDDPRFWDKFVALLNSTDTIITLRSTEKSVFKKSLRQTPTLRYTTMPVTGDSCSKQNFTNSLQYCKGRDGDDSPCESSPSSDNNTYGDGNNSNNSYMSIDNRTCPRFNYDLRLNPGNGHVYSRVEDISPTNVPRSAATGVEGRTYFV